GCTCAATGTATTCCATAACCTTGCGGATGGCCTTCGCTACTTCCTCCGGGCTCTCGACGCGCGGGTTGTGGACGTCAACTACTCCAAACCCAAGCTCCTGGTGGGTGAGCTTCTTGAGGTAGTCCAGATCGCGGAAGTTTCTGTTGGCGGCCTCAAGGGCGAACTGGGAAACCTTTATGTCGTCAAAGTAGTCCGCGAGCAAGTAGTAGTTCGAGTAGCAGACGTGAAGCCCGAACTTCACCTTAACGCCCTTTACGGCCCTGTTTATTGCTTCAACTGCTATGGAAACCTCATCCGGGTGGTTGAGCATGGCCGGCTCGTCGATCTGGATGAAGGTTGCCCCCTCCTTCTCCAGAAGCTTGAACTCCTTGTTCAGAATCTTCGCCAGGTCAAAGGCGAGCTCCTCCTTGCTCGAATAGTACTCGTTGAAGCTCCACTCGGCTATCGTGTATGGCCCCGTTATCGGGACTTTGATTATCTCCCTGGTGGTGTTCTCCTTGACCCAGCGGAACTCGTCGAGTACGAGGGGTTCCCGGTACTCGAGTTTCGAGACGGCCGCCGCCTTGTTGAAGTAGGCGTTTCCCCAGACCCTAATTGGTCCGTAGAATTTGAAGCCCGCTATCTTGGCGGTGAAGTATTCCGTCATCTCGCTCCTGCCCATCTCGCCATCCCAGGGGATATCAATCCCCGCCCTCTCGTGCTCCCTGAGGACGGCTACACTCGCATCTCTAACGGCCTCCCTGAAGTCCTCCTCCGGCAGTCTACCGAGCTCTCTAAGGTTGTACATCCTCAGGAGCCATCTCGGTTTGGGATAGCTTCCTATGATACTGGTGGGAAGTATTGGAAGCTCCATTTCACTCACCTCCGAGCTTTCCGAGAAGCTTGAGCTTTCTCCAGGCGACGCTCTCCGGGAGGAAGTCCAGGAGCGTGTTCGGGGTGACGTAAATCCTGCTGTGCTTTCTGAGGTAGGGCCTCAGCTTGTCCTCCAGGCGGTCCCTGCGCTCCATCCTGGTCTCTCTAGCGTCAACTATGCCCAGACCGAGCTCTCCAGAGTACTTTTCCGGAACCGAGCCGCTGACGAGGTCGACGTTCAGGATGACGTTATTCGGGAGAACCTGGGGGGTTCCGAAGTAAGTAACAACCCAAAGCTTCTTGACCTTTGAGAGGCGCTCTATCAGGGTCTTAGCGGTCTCCTTCGATACCTCGTCGCTCTTTTCCCTCGTGGCCCTTGAGAGCTCAGCCGCCAGGGCGGGTTCCTGAATTTCCACGAGCTCAACCGGAAGCTCCTTGATGGCCTCCTCAATCACTCCCGCGTAGGCCTCTGAGAGCTCGTCGAGGTTTTTGTAGTACTCGTTAAGTGAGTGGTAGGCCAGGGTTACCGGGCCGGGCAGGACGGCCTTAAGCGTTGCCCCGGGGTAAACTTCCTCCTTTATGGCCAGCGCCTGGTTGAGCCACTCGGGAAGAGGGTTCTCGCGCAGGGAAAGCTCCCCCCTCACGATTGGCGAGCGGTAGAAGAAGTTGTTCTCATAGAACTTGAAAAGTCCGTTGACCTCAATCCCCTCTATGAAGCGTATGAAGGGGTTGAAGATGTCGTCCCAGCGGTAGAGGCCATCGGTGATCACCTGTATTCCGGCCTCCCTGAGCTTGATGAAGGCCCTCCTCGTGTGCTCAAGGTAGGCCTTTTCGAGGTCTTCCTCCCCAAGTCTTCCTATCGAGTACTGCTCGATTTTCTTAGCCAGGGAAACGGGTCTTGGAAGGCTTCCAATAAGGGCTGGCACTATCATTCAAACACCCCCTTGATTATTTCTCTGGCCTCCCTCCAGAGGCCCAGCCATTCCTCCAGACTCCTGGAGCTGACTATGAGGTTGAGGCCCCTCACGGCCTCCACGGCCTTTAACTCCTCCAAAAGGGCCTCGAATGGCTCATCCCCCACGGGTATGCCCAGAGCCCTAAGGAAGGGCTTCATCTCCTCCTTCATGGGGTAGAGCACCGATGCGATTATCGGGACATCAACGTCCGCGTATTTCTTGAGCTCTTCAACGATCTTTGAAATCCCAGTTGCGCTCTCCCCCGCCGCTACCACCTGGGTGAAAAAGGCCTCACTTCCCGCTATCAGCTTCCTTGCCAGTCTCCTTGCCTCCAGTTTGGGTCTGTAATGAGGGTTCATTGTGCTCGCAACCCGCGGCCTGCTCTCGACTTCAAGGACTTCCTTGGTCGGCATCACCCCTGCAAAGACGAGCCTGGCCAGGCGTATCAGGTTCGAGGCGTCAACGTCAAATACGGGCCTGCTGGGTACCGCAAAGCCCGGCCAGTCGCCGGTTGTAAGCAGAACGGCCTCACAGCCGAAGACCTGGGCGGTCCTGAGCTCTGACGTCAGGGCGTTCAGGTTCCTGTCCTTTGCGGTGATGTGTGGCATTACTCCAGAGCGCAGTCCCAGGGATTTAAGGTAGCAGGCCACCGCAATGGGGTCGTAGTGAGGATATCCAAGGGGATTATCTGGCACCGTTACCAGGTTAGCTCTGATCTCTCTAAGAACCTGGAGGGATTCCTCGGGCTTTGAGACCGCCGCCACGGGGAACTCAACGCTGAAGGCCCTTCCCCTCTCTAGGTTCTGCCAGAAAGCCGAATCCCTGGGCCTGGAGTCTCTCTCCACGAGGTCTTCGAGCTCAAGGAGTAATGGATGCTCTTCAAAGAGAGTCGCGGGGTCAACGTTGAACCTCTCCAGTATCCTGACCCAGGGGCATTCTTTTCCATCCACCTCGCACCTCTCGTTCAGCGCCCCCCCGCAAGGACCGTTGAGGAGATCCTTTGGACACGTTGTCACCTGGATATCAACCACCCCCCAGGGCCCTGTCTATGTCCTCGATGAGAAGATCGGCGTCCTCAACGCCAACCGAGAGCCTGATGAGGCCTGGGGTAATTCCGAGGAGCCTGCGCCTCTCCTCTGGCATAGTCTTGGCGGCACTCATCACGGGGTAGGATGCCAGGCTCTCAACGCCCCCAAGAGAGGGCGAGGGGAATACCCTCTTCAGCCTCATGAGAAACGCCTTAGCCCCGCTCTCTCCCTCCCTGTGGAGGAAGCTGAGGACTCCGCCGAAGAGGGGCTTTGAGAATATCCTCCTGGCGGTGGGATGGTATGGATCGTCCTTGAGGCCAGGGTAGTGAACTTTTTCAATCTTTGGATGCTCGCTCAGGAATTCGGCTATGGTCTGGGCAGTTCTGCTCTGTCTCTCAAAGCGCAGCTCCAAAGTCTTGAGGCCCCTGATTACCAGCCAGGCCTCGAAGGGCTGGATTATCGATCCAAGCCTCCTCCTCCAGTGCCAGAGGTTTTCAGGATCAAGGTCGCCCCATATCAGAGCCCCGCCCATAACGTCATTGTGGCCAGCTATGTATTTGGTGAGGCTGTGGATTACCCCATCTGCCCTAACTTTTAGCGGCTTGAAAATCAATGGAGAGAATGTGTTGTCAACTACGACCGTTGCCCCCACCTCTTTCGCCCGCCTTATGACTTCAGGAACGTCTATTACCTTCAGGGTCGGGTTGGTGACTACTTCTGTAAGAACCAGCCTGGTGTTCTCCGTTATCGCCTCATTGAGGGCTTCTGAACTCGGATATGCAAGCTTGACCCTCACACCGAACTTCCTCAGCTCCTCTGCGAGCTGGATCGTCGTTCCATAGCCCTCCATGGGAAGAACTACTTCTTCGCCCGCTTTGAGAGTGGAAATGTATAGAGCGCTTATGGCTGCCATCCCGCTGTTGAATGCCAGAGAATCCGTGCCCCCCTCTATAGAAGCAACTTTCTTTTCCAGGAGCCTTACCGTTGGGTTTTCTTCCCTGGAGTACTTGAGGTCAAAACCCCTGTCCGAGAGCCCCGTCTCGCCTGCCTGCTCAAAGGCAACCGTGAGGTACACTGGATCATGGAGAGGCTTCACTGCAACCACCCACGTCCACTTCCCCCACATCTTTATATATTTTTCGACATATTTTTTGGCATTAAATATTCCTTGTAGTTATTCAACGCTGGATAGTTAGAACGGCAGAAGGTCATCCCCCCATTTTGGCAAAAAATAGACATGAAAACTTCAATAAACTCAAAAATTATAGCCATTATAAACAAATAAATGCAAATATTGAAGAAACGCTAAAGCTTCCAGACAATAGTTCTAGGGTAGAAGTTCAGGCTCGCCCTTGCCTCGGGTATTTCCATTCCTATATTTATCCCAAGGCTCATCAAATCCCTCGGGCCCCTCACTTCCCACCTGCTCTCTGCGGAAGACGTGATAAACCTGGGGACGCGGTACTTCTTCACCAGCTGCCAGGTCTTCATCATGAAGCGGAGAATCTGCGCCCTCCCATAGGGATTAGCATTCAGGAGGGGTGAGAGGGAGAACCCTATCGCAACTCCCCGTCTCGCGGCCATTCCGGCCAAAGTATGGTCAAAGCCCGGATCCTTTCTGCCGAACCATGGACTAATCAGGGCATCTACACCGCTCTCTATTGCCATCCTGTTTATTCTCATGTCGCCGCCCTGAACGTAGAGTAGGGCCTTGAGGTTTCTGCTCTTTACTTCCCTGATGAGGCTCGGCTTTCTGGTCACGAGGAGGAGTGCGACCTTTCCGTACTTCCCGCGGAGCTCCTTGAGTTCTTCTTTTAGAGAGCCCCAATCTGGAGGGTCTTCGAGGACGAGCTTTTTTGTGAAGACTACTTCGTCAAACCAATCGCTGGCAAGTTCGTGGGCCTCTTCATCCCTAACGTCCATCTCGACGAAGTAGTCACGTGAAAAAGAAACTTCCTCCTCGCTCATTCCTCCAGCCACTCCCTAATCGCTTTGACGACCGCTTCCTTCCTCATCGGGAAGGCCTTGACCTTTATCCTAACCTGAATGACGTCGGGCCCCTCGTCAACCTCTGCCTCACCGAGATAGGCCTTCTGCTTGTTGAAGCGGACGTAGAAAGTTCCCTCCTCGTCGACCTTCTCATCGAGGTGGTCGAGAAGGTACTTTTTATCTTCCTCACTGAGCAGTTCCTTGAAGTACTCCAGGAACTTTCTTACCGCTTTGCTCCTCTTTATCTCGACGTTCACAACCTTTATTGGGTTCCCGAAGTAGCCCTCCGTCTCTAGGATGTCAAAGAGGACGTCGTCCTCGTCTATCTCCTCTGGAATGAACGTCGCTATCGCGTCGAGCACCTTGTCCTCGTCTTCCGTCGCCTGGATGAAGGTTGTGAGCCTAACGTGGTGTGCCTTGAGCTGCGCCATCTTTCTCACCGGAGAAGGGTTTTGGCGAGGGGGCTTAAAAACCATTTCACTGTGCGGTTCTGAGAGAATGGCTTGACTGGTAAGGTTAGCATGGGAATGTTCATGGAAAATCATGAATCCTTCAAGAGGTTTTCCAGGGCCTGTGATGCGCTTATCCCCCCACTTCCCTTACCCTTCCCTTCTCCACCAGCACGAGCCTGTCCACGAGCTTGGTTGTGGACGGCCTGTGGGATATCGCGACCAGGGTTATCCCCCTGGCTTTTATCTCCCCGATTATCTCCGCCTCCACGTCCGGATCAACTCCCGAAAGGGCCTCGTCCAGGATGAGAACCTCTGGTTTGCGGATCAGGGCCCTGGCCAGGGCTATCCTCTGCCGCTCTCCCAAGGAGACTTCCCTGTAACTGGGCCCGATCTTCTCGTCCAGGGGCAGGTTCACCTTCGCAATACTTACGGCTTCCCTAAGCTCCTCTTCGTCGAACTCTTCCCAGAGGGTTACGTTCTCCCTAACAGTGCCGGGGAATATGAACTCGTTGGTTTCCACCAGGATTATCTTTCTCCTCAGGTTCCCGAACTCCTTGGCAGGGATGTCGTTAACCAAAACTTTTCCTTCCTCCGGGCGGTAGTGGCAGGCGATTACGTTCGCGAGGGTCGTCTTGCCGCTTCCGCTCTCCCCGACGATGCCCACACTCTCCCCGCGAGATATCTTGAGGTT
This sequence is a window from Thermococcus kodakarensis KOD1. Protein-coding genes within it:
- a CDS encoding methionine synthase; the encoded protein is MELPILPTSIIGSYPKPRWLLRMYNLRELGRLPEEDFREAVRDASVAVLREHERAGIDIPWDGEMGRSEMTEYFTAKIAGFKFYGPIRVWGNAYFNKAAAVSKLEYREPLVLDEFRWVKENTTREIIKVPITGPYTIAEWSFNEYYSSKEELAFDLAKILNKEFKLLEKEGATFIQIDEPAMLNHPDEVSIAVEAINRAVKGVKVKFGLHVCYSNYYLLADYFDDIKVSQFALEAANRNFRDLDYLKKLTHQELGFGVVDVHNPRVESPEEVAKAIRKVMEYIEPERLYINPDCGLKLLDRRIAYQKLVNMVKGVEIVRRELAREGKTSIPFRREV
- a CDS encoding 5-methyltetrahydropteroyltriglutamate--homocysteine methyltransferase — protein: MIVPALIGSLPRPVSLAKKIEQYSIGRLGEEDLEKAYLEHTRRAFIKLREAGIQVITDGLYRWDDIFNPFIRFIEGIEVNGLFKFYENNFFYRSPIVRGELSLRENPLPEWLNQALAIKEEVYPGATLKAVLPGPVTLAYHSLNEYYKNLDELSEAYAGVIEEAIKELPVELVEIQEPALAAELSRATREKSDEVSKETAKTLIERLSKVKKLWVVTYFGTPQVLPNNVILNVDLVSGSVPEKYSGELGLGIVDARETRMERRDRLEDKLRPYLRKHSRIYVTPNTLLDFLPESVAWRKLKLLGKLGGE
- a CDS encoding methylenetetrahydrofolate reductase C-terminal domain-containing protein, with the translated sequence MVDIQVTTCPKDLLNGPCGGALNERCEVDGKECPWVRILERFNVDPATLFEEHPLLLELEDLVERDSRPRDSAFWQNLERGRAFSVEFPVAAVSKPEESLQVLREIRANLVTVPDNPLGYPHYDPIAVACYLKSLGLRSGVMPHITAKDRNLNALTSELRTAQVFGCEAVLLTTGDWPGFAVPSRPVFDVDASNLIRLARLVFAGVMPTKEVLEVESRPRVASTMNPHYRPKLEARRLARKLIAGSEAFFTQVVAAGESATGISKIVEELKKYADVDVPIIASVLYPMKEEMKPFLRALGIPVGDEPFEALLEELKAVEAVRGLNLIVSSRSLEEWLGLWREAREIIKGVFE
- a CDS encoding cystathionine gamma-synthase family protein; translation: MVAVKPLHDPVYLTVAFEQAGETGLSDRGFDLKYSREENPTVRLLEKKVASIEGGTDSLAFNSGMAAISALYISTLKAGEEVVLPMEGYGTTIQLAEELRKFGVRVKLAYPSSEALNEAITENTRLVLTEVVTNPTLKVIDVPEVIRRAKEVGATVVVDNTFSPLIFKPLKVRADGVIHSLTKYIAGHNDVMGGALIWGDLDPENLWHWRRRLGSIIQPFEAWLVIRGLKTLELRFERQSRTAQTIAEFLSEHPKIEKVHYPGLKDDPYHPTARRIFSKPLFGGVLSFLHREGESGAKAFLMRLKRVFPSPSLGGVESLASYPVMSAAKTMPEERRRLLGITPGLIRLSVGVEDADLLIEDIDRALGGG
- a CDS encoding Ribonuclease P protein component 3, which produces MSEEEVSFSRDYFVEMDVRDEEAHELASDWFDEVVFTKKLVLEDPPDWGSLKEELKELRGKYGKVALLLVTRKPSLIREVKSRNLKALLYVQGGDMRINRMAIESGVDALISPWFGRKDPGFDHTLAGMAARRGVAIGFSLSPLLNANPYGRAQILRFMMKTWQLVKKYRVPRFITSSAESRWEVRGPRDLMSLGINIGMEIPEARASLNFYPRTIVWKL
- a CDS encoding RNA-binding protein; this encodes MAQLKAHHVRLTTFIQATEDEDKVLDAIATFIPEEIDEDDVLFDILETEGYFGNPIKVVNVEIKRSKAVRKFLEYFKELLSEEDKKYLLDHLDEKVDEEGTFYVRFNKQKAYLGEAEVDEGPDVIQVRIKVKAFPMRKEAVVKAIREWLEE